In one window of Arctopsyche grandis isolate Sample6627 chromosome 6, ASM5162203v2, whole genome shotgun sequence DNA:
- the LOC143912813 gene encoding epidermal growth factor receptor kinase substrate 8-like isoform X1, which produces MALKNSTAYNSSQEQFHDSLTGPTEGRGSRPAYLVEHLATFTVTRETGIVYPADGMRRLLQLEKTNGIWSQKMQLCLDGSWVLIMDYESGSIMERFSCSSIQEPTAFTSNDPMEMYNNILAFVVSGRGGARSEMHIFQCHDVGAQDLVEDLNHIRGGNKGPDRRVSQSGRYEDSDNHNGRDFVMERERDKEREIGERARRNQIPHFQNYGRETELEIAPRGHNEDDASSTSSDKLYEQDIAILNRCFDDIEKFIARLQHAAAASRELERRRRSRKSKKQTDPGEGMLSLRTRPPPEPEFYDIFQKFKLSFNLLAKLKSHIHDPNAPELVHFLFTPLALIVDASHDGCAEPRLATHVVQPLLTRETINLLVNCVTSKETELWHSLGDAWLIPRDQWKTPVQPYQPVFMDGWAPDFPVIDETPQQRSNQRRSDASSSTFHQHHHSLDDSRDDPYGEQYTTSARSSHLTEIPLRSAPHGIDSGSAGSSSPTRDLPLPPLDARRGGTPDADDLGQAWAEDVVARGGKIVRVTYPRTANNDKELTVVRGEYLEILDDSRKWWKARNQQGMTAHVPHTIVAPHAPQDVFSNPLYSTHYPPQDARGGSASPREAPGSSNNSVTEKVTPPPPPPPPPIEDDEPKSLPSSKYNTLSSKSIKSLATEDMQDELKMVLLLRDKRHSLDFLKTPDLYINNASSASEVQAWLEAKGFHEDVRKKLRGVAGTDLFRLPRSTLEEHAGDKEGRRLYSQLLVQKNVSGYKTTSTKELAAKLQKMKEKADV; this is translated from the exons ATGGCTCTCAAGAACAGCACGGCTTATAACTCCTCGCAGGAGCAGTTCCATGACTCTCTCACGGGTCCTACGGAAGGAAGGGGCTCTCGTCCCGCTTATCTTGTGGAACATTTGGCTACGTTTACCGTCACTAGAGAAACAGGAATTGTATATCCTGCTGATGGCATGAGAAGGCTTCTTCAATTAGAAAAAACAAATG gaataTGGTCTCAGAAAATGCAACTTTGCTTAGATGGATCGTGGGTTCTAATTATGGATTATGAAAGTGGA TCAATTATGGAGCGTTTTTCTTGTTCGTCCATCCAAGAACCGACTGCATTCACCTCCAATGATCCGATGGAGatgtacaataatatattaGCGTTTGTGGTGAGCGGAAGAGGCGGTGCTCGCTCGGAGATGCACATCTTTCAGTGCCATGACGTAGGCGCGCAAGACTTGGTAGAGGACCTCAATCACATCAG agGCGGTAATAAGGGACCTGACCGTCGAGTAAGTCAATCGGGACGGTATGAAGACAGCGACAATCACAACGGCAGAGATTTCGTCATGGAACGTGAACGAGATAAAGAGAGGGAAATAGGCGAAAGGGCACGACGAAATCAA ataccGCACTTTCAAAACTACGGTCGTGAAACGGAATTGGAAATAGCTCCTCGTGGACACAACGAAGATGACGCTTCGAGCACTTCTTCCGACAAGCTCTACGAACAAGACATTGCAATTTTGAatag GTGTTTCGAcgacattgaaaaatttatcGCAAGGCTTCAACACGCCGCGGCAGCTAGCCGAGAGTTGGAACGTAGAAGACG ATcgcgaaaatcaaaaaaacaaacgGACCCTGGCGAAGGAATGCTCTCACTACGTACAAGACCACCGCCGGAACCCGAATTTTATGACATTTTCCAGAAATTCAAATTGTCTTTCAACTTATTGGCCAAATTAAAATCTCACATACACGATCCCAATGCACCAGAACTCGTCCATTTCCTCTTCACTCCATTAG cGCTGATCGTGGATGCGTCTCACGATGGCTGCGCTGAGCCGAGATTAGCTACACACGTCGTACAACCCTTGTTAACCAGAGAAACTATTAACCTGTTGGTTAATTGTGTCACATCCAAAGAAACCGAACTGTGGCATTCACTCGGAGATGCGTGGTTGATTCCGAG GGATCAATGGAAAACACCGGTACAACCTTATCAGCCCGTGTTCATGGATGGTTGGGCGCCCGATTTTCCAGTCATCGATGAAACACCACAACAGAG ATCAAATCAGCGTCGTTCAGATGCCTCATCATCAACATTTCATCAACATCATCATTCATTGGATGATTCTCGAGACGATCCGTACGGAGAACAATATACTACGTCTGCCAG GAGTTCTCATTTGACTGAAATTCCGCTGAGGTCTGCCCCACATGGAATAGATTCAGGCTCTGCTGGATCGTCGTCACCCACGAGAGATTTACCTCTGCCTCCGTTGGATGCAAGACGTGGTGGTACACCTGATGCTG ATGATTTGGGACAAGCTTGGGCCGAAGATGTTGTTGCAAGAGGTGGGAAAATAGTTCGTGTCACGTATCCTCGTACCGCTAATAATGATAAAGAACTGACTGTCGTCAGAGGAGAGTATCTAGAg attTTGGATGACTCCAGAAAATGGTGGAAAGCACGTAACCAACAGGGTATGACAGCTCATGTGCCACATACAATAGTCGCTCCGCACGCACCTCAAGATGTATTCAGCAATCCTTTGTATTCGACACACTACCCTCCACAA GATGCCCGTGGTGGTAGTGCCAGTCCTCGTGAAGCACCCGGCAGCAGTAATAATTCAG TTACAGAAAAAGTTACACCACCACCTCCTCCGCCACCACCTCCTATCGAAGATGACGAACCCAAAAGTTTACCTTCGTCTAAATATAACACTctgt cTTCGAAGAGTATCAAAAGCTTAGCAACTGAAGATATGCAAGATGAATTGAAAATGGTGTTGCTACTCCGTGACAAAAGACACAGTCTTGACTTCCTGAAAACGCCTGATCTTTACATCAACAAT GCCTCCTCGGCGTCTGAAGTTCAAGCGTGGTTAGAAGCTAAAGGTTTCCACGAAGATGTGCGGAAAAAACTTCGAGGGGTGGCTGGAACAGATTTGTTCCGACTGCCGAGGTCGACACTAGAAGAGCACGCTGGAGATAAAGAGGGCCGAAGACTTTACAGCCAGTTACTTGTTCAAAAGAATGTTTCCGGg tacaaaACAACTTCTACCAAAGAATTAGCAGCTAAATTgcaaaaaatgaaagaaaaagctGATGTTTAA
- the LOC143912813 gene encoding epidermal growth factor receptor kinase substrate 8-like isoform X3 — protein MALKNSTAYNSSQEQFHDSLTGPTEGRGSRPAYLVEHLATFTVTRETGIVYPADGMRRLLQLEKTNGIWSQKMQLCLDGSWVLIMDYESGSIMERFSCSSIQEPTAFTSNDPMEMYNNILAFVVSGRGGARSEMHIFQCHDVGAQDLVEDLNHIRGGNKGPDRRVSQSGRYEDSDNHNGRDFVMERERDKEREIGERARRNQIPHFQNYGRETELEIAPRGHNEDDASSTSSDKLYEQDIAILNRCFDDIEKFIARLQHAAAASRELERRRRSRKSKKQTDPGEGMLSLRTRPPPEPEFYDIFQKFKLSFNLLAKLKSHIHDPNAPELVHFLFTPLALIVDASHDGCAEPRLATHVVQPLLTRETINLLVNCVTSKETELWHSLGDAWLIPRDQWKTPVQPYQPVFMDGWAPDFPVIDETPQQRSSHLTEIPLRSAPHGIDSGSAGSSSPTRDLPLPPLDARRGGTPDADDLGQAWAEDVVARGGKIVRVTYPRTANNDKELTVVRGEYLEILDDSRKWWKARNQQGMTAHVPHTIVAPHAPQDVFSNPLYSTHYPPQDARGGSASPREAPGSSNNSVTEKVTPPPPPPPPPIEDDEPKSLPSSKYNTLSSKSIKSLATEDMQDELKMVLLLRDKRHSLDFLKTPDLYINNASSASEVQAWLEAKGFHEDVRKKLRGVAGTDLFRLPRSTLEEHAGDKEGRRLYSQLLVQKNVSGYKTTSTKELAAKLQKMKEKADV, from the exons ATGGCTCTCAAGAACAGCACGGCTTATAACTCCTCGCAGGAGCAGTTCCATGACTCTCTCACGGGTCCTACGGAAGGAAGGGGCTCTCGTCCCGCTTATCTTGTGGAACATTTGGCTACGTTTACCGTCACTAGAGAAACAGGAATTGTATATCCTGCTGATGGCATGAGAAGGCTTCTTCAATTAGAAAAAACAAATG gaataTGGTCTCAGAAAATGCAACTTTGCTTAGATGGATCGTGGGTTCTAATTATGGATTATGAAAGTGGA TCAATTATGGAGCGTTTTTCTTGTTCGTCCATCCAAGAACCGACTGCATTCACCTCCAATGATCCGATGGAGatgtacaataatatattaGCGTTTGTGGTGAGCGGAAGAGGCGGTGCTCGCTCGGAGATGCACATCTTTCAGTGCCATGACGTAGGCGCGCAAGACTTGGTAGAGGACCTCAATCACATCAG agGCGGTAATAAGGGACCTGACCGTCGAGTAAGTCAATCGGGACGGTATGAAGACAGCGACAATCACAACGGCAGAGATTTCGTCATGGAACGTGAACGAGATAAAGAGAGGGAAATAGGCGAAAGGGCACGACGAAATCAA ataccGCACTTTCAAAACTACGGTCGTGAAACGGAATTGGAAATAGCTCCTCGTGGACACAACGAAGATGACGCTTCGAGCACTTCTTCCGACAAGCTCTACGAACAAGACATTGCAATTTTGAatag GTGTTTCGAcgacattgaaaaatttatcGCAAGGCTTCAACACGCCGCGGCAGCTAGCCGAGAGTTGGAACGTAGAAGACG ATcgcgaaaatcaaaaaaacaaacgGACCCTGGCGAAGGAATGCTCTCACTACGTACAAGACCACCGCCGGAACCCGAATTTTATGACATTTTCCAGAAATTCAAATTGTCTTTCAACTTATTGGCCAAATTAAAATCTCACATACACGATCCCAATGCACCAGAACTCGTCCATTTCCTCTTCACTCCATTAG cGCTGATCGTGGATGCGTCTCACGATGGCTGCGCTGAGCCGAGATTAGCTACACACGTCGTACAACCCTTGTTAACCAGAGAAACTATTAACCTGTTGGTTAATTGTGTCACATCCAAAGAAACCGAACTGTGGCATTCACTCGGAGATGCGTGGTTGATTCCGAG GGATCAATGGAAAACACCGGTACAACCTTATCAGCCCGTGTTCATGGATGGTTGGGCGCCCGATTTTCCAGTCATCGATGAAACACCACAACAGAG GAGTTCTCATTTGACTGAAATTCCGCTGAGGTCTGCCCCACATGGAATAGATTCAGGCTCTGCTGGATCGTCGTCACCCACGAGAGATTTACCTCTGCCTCCGTTGGATGCAAGACGTGGTGGTACACCTGATGCTG ATGATTTGGGACAAGCTTGGGCCGAAGATGTTGTTGCAAGAGGTGGGAAAATAGTTCGTGTCACGTATCCTCGTACCGCTAATAATGATAAAGAACTGACTGTCGTCAGAGGAGAGTATCTAGAg attTTGGATGACTCCAGAAAATGGTGGAAAGCACGTAACCAACAGGGTATGACAGCTCATGTGCCACATACAATAGTCGCTCCGCACGCACCTCAAGATGTATTCAGCAATCCTTTGTATTCGACACACTACCCTCCACAA GATGCCCGTGGTGGTAGTGCCAGTCCTCGTGAAGCACCCGGCAGCAGTAATAATTCAG TTACAGAAAAAGTTACACCACCACCTCCTCCGCCACCACCTCCTATCGAAGATGACGAACCCAAAAGTTTACCTTCGTCTAAATATAACACTctgt cTTCGAAGAGTATCAAAAGCTTAGCAACTGAAGATATGCAAGATGAATTGAAAATGGTGTTGCTACTCCGTGACAAAAGACACAGTCTTGACTTCCTGAAAACGCCTGATCTTTACATCAACAAT GCCTCCTCGGCGTCTGAAGTTCAAGCGTGGTTAGAAGCTAAAGGTTTCCACGAAGATGTGCGGAAAAAACTTCGAGGGGTGGCTGGAACAGATTTGTTCCGACTGCCGAGGTCGACACTAGAAGAGCACGCTGGAGATAAAGAGGGCCGAAGACTTTACAGCCAGTTACTTGTTCAAAAGAATGTTTCCGGg tacaaaACAACTTCTACCAAAGAATTAGCAGCTAAATTgcaaaaaatgaaagaaaaagctGATGTTTAA
- the LOC143912813 gene encoding epidermal growth factor receptor kinase substrate 8-like isoform X4, which produces MALKNSTAYNSSQEQFHDSLTGPTEGRGSRPAYLVEHLATFTVTRETGIVYPADGMRRLLQLEKTNGIWSQKMQLCLDGSWVLIMDYESGSIMERFSCSSIQEPTAFTSNDPMEMYNNILAFVVSGRGGARSEMHIFQCHDVGAQDLVEDLNHIRGGNKGPDRRVSQSGRYEDSDNHNGRDFVMERERDKEREIGERARRNQIPHFQNYGRETELEIAPRGHNEDDASSTSSDKLYEQDIAILNRCFDDIEKFIARLQHAAAASRELERRRRSRKSKKQTDPGEGMLSLRTRPPPEPEFYDIFQKFKLSFNLLAKLKSHIHDPNAPELVHFLFTPLALIVDASHDGCAEPRLATHVVQPLLTRETINLLVNCVTSKETELWHSLGDAWLIPRDQWKTPVQPYQPVFMDGWAPDFPVIDETPQQRSSHLTEIPLRSAPHGIDSGSAGSSSPTRDLPLPPLDARRGGTPDADDLGQAWAEDVVARGGKIVRVTYPRTANNDKELTVVRGEYLEILDDSRKWWKARNQQGMTAHVPHTIVAPHAPQDVFSNPLYSTHYPPQDARGGSASPREAPGSSNNSEKVTPPPPPPPPPIEDDEPKSLPSSKYNTLSSKSIKSLATEDMQDELKMVLLLRDKRHSLDFLKTPDLYINNASSASEVQAWLEAKGFHEDVRKKLRGVAGTDLFRLPRSTLEEHAGDKEGRRLYSQLLVQKNVSGYKTTSTKELAAKLQKMKEKADV; this is translated from the exons ATGGCTCTCAAGAACAGCACGGCTTATAACTCCTCGCAGGAGCAGTTCCATGACTCTCTCACGGGTCCTACGGAAGGAAGGGGCTCTCGTCCCGCTTATCTTGTGGAACATTTGGCTACGTTTACCGTCACTAGAGAAACAGGAATTGTATATCCTGCTGATGGCATGAGAAGGCTTCTTCAATTAGAAAAAACAAATG gaataTGGTCTCAGAAAATGCAACTTTGCTTAGATGGATCGTGGGTTCTAATTATGGATTATGAAAGTGGA TCAATTATGGAGCGTTTTTCTTGTTCGTCCATCCAAGAACCGACTGCATTCACCTCCAATGATCCGATGGAGatgtacaataatatattaGCGTTTGTGGTGAGCGGAAGAGGCGGTGCTCGCTCGGAGATGCACATCTTTCAGTGCCATGACGTAGGCGCGCAAGACTTGGTAGAGGACCTCAATCACATCAG agGCGGTAATAAGGGACCTGACCGTCGAGTAAGTCAATCGGGACGGTATGAAGACAGCGACAATCACAACGGCAGAGATTTCGTCATGGAACGTGAACGAGATAAAGAGAGGGAAATAGGCGAAAGGGCACGACGAAATCAA ataccGCACTTTCAAAACTACGGTCGTGAAACGGAATTGGAAATAGCTCCTCGTGGACACAACGAAGATGACGCTTCGAGCACTTCTTCCGACAAGCTCTACGAACAAGACATTGCAATTTTGAatag GTGTTTCGAcgacattgaaaaatttatcGCAAGGCTTCAACACGCCGCGGCAGCTAGCCGAGAGTTGGAACGTAGAAGACG ATcgcgaaaatcaaaaaaacaaacgGACCCTGGCGAAGGAATGCTCTCACTACGTACAAGACCACCGCCGGAACCCGAATTTTATGACATTTTCCAGAAATTCAAATTGTCTTTCAACTTATTGGCCAAATTAAAATCTCACATACACGATCCCAATGCACCAGAACTCGTCCATTTCCTCTTCACTCCATTAG cGCTGATCGTGGATGCGTCTCACGATGGCTGCGCTGAGCCGAGATTAGCTACACACGTCGTACAACCCTTGTTAACCAGAGAAACTATTAACCTGTTGGTTAATTGTGTCACATCCAAAGAAACCGAACTGTGGCATTCACTCGGAGATGCGTGGTTGATTCCGAG GGATCAATGGAAAACACCGGTACAACCTTATCAGCCCGTGTTCATGGATGGTTGGGCGCCCGATTTTCCAGTCATCGATGAAACACCACAACAGAG GAGTTCTCATTTGACTGAAATTCCGCTGAGGTCTGCCCCACATGGAATAGATTCAGGCTCTGCTGGATCGTCGTCACCCACGAGAGATTTACCTCTGCCTCCGTTGGATGCAAGACGTGGTGGTACACCTGATGCTG ATGATTTGGGACAAGCTTGGGCCGAAGATGTTGTTGCAAGAGGTGGGAAAATAGTTCGTGTCACGTATCCTCGTACCGCTAATAATGATAAAGAACTGACTGTCGTCAGAGGAGAGTATCTAGAg attTTGGATGACTCCAGAAAATGGTGGAAAGCACGTAACCAACAGGGTATGACAGCTCATGTGCCACATACAATAGTCGCTCCGCACGCACCTCAAGATGTATTCAGCAATCCTTTGTATTCGACACACTACCCTCCACAA GATGCCCGTGGTGGTAGTGCCAGTCCTCGTGAAGCACCCGGCAGCAGTAATAATTCAG AAAAAGTTACACCACCACCTCCTCCGCCACCACCTCCTATCGAAGATGACGAACCCAAAAGTTTACCTTCGTCTAAATATAACACTctgt cTTCGAAGAGTATCAAAAGCTTAGCAACTGAAGATATGCAAGATGAATTGAAAATGGTGTTGCTACTCCGTGACAAAAGACACAGTCTTGACTTCCTGAAAACGCCTGATCTTTACATCAACAAT GCCTCCTCGGCGTCTGAAGTTCAAGCGTGGTTAGAAGCTAAAGGTTTCCACGAAGATGTGCGGAAAAAACTTCGAGGGGTGGCTGGAACAGATTTGTTCCGACTGCCGAGGTCGACACTAGAAGAGCACGCTGGAGATAAAGAGGGCCGAAGACTTTACAGCCAGTTACTTGTTCAAAAGAATGTTTCCGGg tacaaaACAACTTCTACCAAAGAATTAGCAGCTAAATTgcaaaaaatgaaagaaaaagctGATGTTTAA
- the LOC143912813 gene encoding epidermal growth factor receptor kinase substrate 8-like isoform X2, producing the protein MALKNSTAYNSSQEQFHDSLTGPTEGRGSRPAYLVEHLATFTVTRETGIVYPADGMRRLLQLEKTNGIWSQKMQLCLDGSWVLIMDYESGSIMERFSCSSIQEPTAFTSNDPMEMYNNILAFVVSGRGGARSEMHIFQCHDVGAQDLVEDLNHIRGGNKGPDRRVSQSGRYEDSDNHNGRDFVMERERDKEREIGERARRNQIPHFQNYGRETELEIAPRGHNEDDASSTSSDKLYEQDIAILNRCFDDIEKFIARLQHAAAASRELERRRRSRKSKKQTDPGEGMLSLRTRPPPEPEFYDIFQKFKLSFNLLAKLKSHIHDPNAPELVHFLFTPLALIVDASHDGCAEPRLATHVVQPLLTRETINLLVNCVTSKETELWHSLGDAWLIPRDQWKTPVQPYQPVFMDGWAPDFPVIDETPQQRSNQRRSDASSSTFHQHHHSLDDSRDDPYGEQYTTSARSSHLTEIPLRSAPHGIDSGSAGSSSPTRDLPLPPLDARRGGTPDADDLGQAWAEDVVARGGKIVRVTYPRTANNDKELTVVRGEYLEILDDSRKWWKARNQQGMTAHVPHTIVAPHAPQDVFSNPLYSTHYPPQDARGGSASPREAPGSSNNSEKVTPPPPPPPPPIEDDEPKSLPSSKYNTLSSKSIKSLATEDMQDELKMVLLLRDKRHSLDFLKTPDLYINNASSASEVQAWLEAKGFHEDVRKKLRGVAGTDLFRLPRSTLEEHAGDKEGRRLYSQLLVQKNVSGYKTTSTKELAAKLQKMKEKADV; encoded by the exons ATGGCTCTCAAGAACAGCACGGCTTATAACTCCTCGCAGGAGCAGTTCCATGACTCTCTCACGGGTCCTACGGAAGGAAGGGGCTCTCGTCCCGCTTATCTTGTGGAACATTTGGCTACGTTTACCGTCACTAGAGAAACAGGAATTGTATATCCTGCTGATGGCATGAGAAGGCTTCTTCAATTAGAAAAAACAAATG gaataTGGTCTCAGAAAATGCAACTTTGCTTAGATGGATCGTGGGTTCTAATTATGGATTATGAAAGTGGA TCAATTATGGAGCGTTTTTCTTGTTCGTCCATCCAAGAACCGACTGCATTCACCTCCAATGATCCGATGGAGatgtacaataatatattaGCGTTTGTGGTGAGCGGAAGAGGCGGTGCTCGCTCGGAGATGCACATCTTTCAGTGCCATGACGTAGGCGCGCAAGACTTGGTAGAGGACCTCAATCACATCAG agGCGGTAATAAGGGACCTGACCGTCGAGTAAGTCAATCGGGACGGTATGAAGACAGCGACAATCACAACGGCAGAGATTTCGTCATGGAACGTGAACGAGATAAAGAGAGGGAAATAGGCGAAAGGGCACGACGAAATCAA ataccGCACTTTCAAAACTACGGTCGTGAAACGGAATTGGAAATAGCTCCTCGTGGACACAACGAAGATGACGCTTCGAGCACTTCTTCCGACAAGCTCTACGAACAAGACATTGCAATTTTGAatag GTGTTTCGAcgacattgaaaaatttatcGCAAGGCTTCAACACGCCGCGGCAGCTAGCCGAGAGTTGGAACGTAGAAGACG ATcgcgaaaatcaaaaaaacaaacgGACCCTGGCGAAGGAATGCTCTCACTACGTACAAGACCACCGCCGGAACCCGAATTTTATGACATTTTCCAGAAATTCAAATTGTCTTTCAACTTATTGGCCAAATTAAAATCTCACATACACGATCCCAATGCACCAGAACTCGTCCATTTCCTCTTCACTCCATTAG cGCTGATCGTGGATGCGTCTCACGATGGCTGCGCTGAGCCGAGATTAGCTACACACGTCGTACAACCCTTGTTAACCAGAGAAACTATTAACCTGTTGGTTAATTGTGTCACATCCAAAGAAACCGAACTGTGGCATTCACTCGGAGATGCGTGGTTGATTCCGAG GGATCAATGGAAAACACCGGTACAACCTTATCAGCCCGTGTTCATGGATGGTTGGGCGCCCGATTTTCCAGTCATCGATGAAACACCACAACAGAG ATCAAATCAGCGTCGTTCAGATGCCTCATCATCAACATTTCATCAACATCATCATTCATTGGATGATTCTCGAGACGATCCGTACGGAGAACAATATACTACGTCTGCCAG GAGTTCTCATTTGACTGAAATTCCGCTGAGGTCTGCCCCACATGGAATAGATTCAGGCTCTGCTGGATCGTCGTCACCCACGAGAGATTTACCTCTGCCTCCGTTGGATGCAAGACGTGGTGGTACACCTGATGCTG ATGATTTGGGACAAGCTTGGGCCGAAGATGTTGTTGCAAGAGGTGGGAAAATAGTTCGTGTCACGTATCCTCGTACCGCTAATAATGATAAAGAACTGACTGTCGTCAGAGGAGAGTATCTAGAg attTTGGATGACTCCAGAAAATGGTGGAAAGCACGTAACCAACAGGGTATGACAGCTCATGTGCCACATACAATAGTCGCTCCGCACGCACCTCAAGATGTATTCAGCAATCCTTTGTATTCGACACACTACCCTCCACAA GATGCCCGTGGTGGTAGTGCCAGTCCTCGTGAAGCACCCGGCAGCAGTAATAATTCAG AAAAAGTTACACCACCACCTCCTCCGCCACCACCTCCTATCGAAGATGACGAACCCAAAAGTTTACCTTCGTCTAAATATAACACTctgt cTTCGAAGAGTATCAAAAGCTTAGCAACTGAAGATATGCAAGATGAATTGAAAATGGTGTTGCTACTCCGTGACAAAAGACACAGTCTTGACTTCCTGAAAACGCCTGATCTTTACATCAACAAT GCCTCCTCGGCGTCTGAAGTTCAAGCGTGGTTAGAAGCTAAAGGTTTCCACGAAGATGTGCGGAAAAAACTTCGAGGGGTGGCTGGAACAGATTTGTTCCGACTGCCGAGGTCGACACTAGAAGAGCACGCTGGAGATAAAGAGGGCCGAAGACTTTACAGCCAGTTACTTGTTCAAAAGAATGTTTCCGGg tacaaaACAACTTCTACCAAAGAATTAGCAGCTAAATTgcaaaaaatgaaagaaaaagctGATGTTTAA